In one window of Holophagales bacterium DNA:
- a CDS encoding response regulator has product MTTPVRTRRHVLVVDDSGPARLLIRQALDGWARRTGQKLEIVEAENGFEALRELPRTPFDLVLTDVNMPTLSGLELIRMIRARPEQRGLPVVAISTERDAEDAARARTAGADGYLGKPFDTETFDRLVDELLLPVRAPEEP; this is encoded by the coding sequence GTGACGACCCCCGTCCGGACCCGTCGGCACGTCCTCGTCGTCGACGACTCCGGGCCCGCGCGCCTTCTCATCCGCCAGGCGCTCGACGGCTGGGCGCGCCGGACCGGGCAGAAGCTCGAGATCGTGGAGGCCGAGAACGGCTTCGAGGCGCTTCGCGAGCTGCCGCGGACGCCTTTCGACCTCGTCCTGACGGACGTGAACATGCCGACCCTCTCCGGCCTGGAGCTCATCCGGATGATCCGCGCACGTCCCGAGCAGCGCGGGCTGCCGGTCGTGGCGATCTCCACCGAGCGCGACGCCGAGGACGCGGCGCGCGCGCGGACGGCCGGGGCGGACGGCTACCTCGGAAAGCCCTTCGACACCGAGACGTTCGACCGGCTGGTCGATGAGCTCCTCCTCCCGGTTCGGGCTCCGGAGGAGCCGTGA
- a CDS encoding 6,7-dimethyl-8-ribityllumazine synthase, translated as MNVLEGQLRADGRRFGIVASRTNDIVVSRLLEGALDAFRRLGAAEGAVTVVKVPGSWEIPLALRDLGKSGPFDALVALGAVIRGGTPHFDYVANEVAKGVFQVGLEMDLPITFGVLTCDSLEQALERSGAKGGNKGFEAATAAVELADLRARLRAGSPVR; from the coding sequence ATGAACGTGCTCGAGGGACAGCTTCGCGCCGACGGGCGGCGGTTCGGTATCGTCGCCTCTCGGACCAACGACATCGTCGTCTCCCGCCTCCTCGAGGGGGCCCTCGACGCTTTCAGGAGGCTGGGCGCGGCCGAGGGCGCCGTCACCGTGGTCAAGGTGCCGGGCTCGTGGGAGATTCCTCTCGCACTGCGCGACCTCGGAAAGTCGGGACCCTTCGACGCCCTGGTGGCGCTGGGAGCCGTGATCCGGGGCGGGACGCCCCACTTCGACTACGTCGCCAACGAGGTCGCAAAGGGAGTGTTCCAGGTCGGCCTCGAGATGGACCTTCCGATCACCTTCGGAGTCCTGACGTGCGATTCGCTCGAGCAGGCGCTCGAGCGGTCCGGCGCCAAGGGAGGCAACAAGGGGTTCGAGGCGGCAACGGCGGCCGTCGAGCTGGCGGACCTCCGCGCGCGGTTGCGAGCGGGCTCGCCGGTCCGGTAG
- the nusB gene encoding transcription antitermination factor NusB, translating to MSGRRRRARELALQLLYQRDIAGTEPEEMFARTEEYTNATPDVQEYASRLVLGTISRLAELDERLGKQSEHWRLGRMPVVDRNLLRVALYELIHEDETPDPVVIDEAVEIAKKFSTPSSAPFINGVLDGIRRSLYGPRESAASRRPKPTPTPTGSR from the coding sequence GTGAGCGGCCGGAGGCGTCGCGCCCGGGAACTGGCACTTCAGCTCCTCTACCAACGGGACATCGCGGGGACGGAACCCGAGGAGATGTTCGCCCGGACGGAGGAGTACACCAACGCCACGCCCGACGTTCAGGAGTACGCCTCGCGGCTCGTCCTCGGGACGATCTCCCGCCTCGCCGAGCTGGACGAGCGGCTCGGAAAGCAGTCGGAGCACTGGCGGCTCGGCCGGATGCCGGTGGTGGACCGAAACCTCCTCCGGGTCGCTCTCTACGAGCTGATCCACGAGGACGAGACTCCGGACCCGGTCGTCATCGACGAGGCGGTCGAGATCGCCAAGAAGTTCTCGACGCCGTCCTCGGCGCCGTTCATCAACGGCGTTCTCGACGGCATCCGGCGCAGCCTCTACGGACCGCGGGAGTCCGCGGCGTCGCGGCGGCCGAAACCGACGCCGACGCCGACGGGGAGCCGGTGA
- a CDS encoding chemotaxis protein CheW — protein sequence MSAGDLLAFRAGGERFAVPLDRVREAARPRRITPLPGAPPWWNGVALIRGEALGIVDVAAAVGLPASPRCPSPLVVVLHGCDHALLVDAIDGVEPFPAGPVSPPPPGRGALRGVVAEESGFLSLLDVDRLGARGEA from the coding sequence GTGAGCGCGGGCGACCTCCTCGCCTTTCGCGCCGGGGGAGAGCGGTTCGCTGTGCCGCTCGACCGGGTCCGCGAGGCGGCGCGGCCGCGCCGGATCACCCCCCTTCCGGGCGCTCCGCCCTGGTGGAACGGTGTCGCGCTGATCCGGGGCGAGGCGCTCGGCATCGTCGATGTCGCGGCGGCGGTCGGACTTCCAGCCTCCCCCCGGTGTCCCTCGCCCCTCGTCGTCGTCCTCCACGGGTGCGACCACGCGCTCCTCGTCGACGCGATCGACGGCGTGGAGCCTTTCCCGGCCGGTCCCGTGTCGCCCCCGCCGCCTGGACGGGGTGCGCTTCGGGGGGTCGTCGCCGAGGAATCCGGCTTTCTCTCCCTTCTCGACGTCGACCGTCTCGGGGCGAGAGGCGAGGCATGA
- a CDS encoding HEAT repeat domain-containing protein gives MTSEERPSLAERAADPDAAERWRTALALAKAPGEEAEDLLVALLKDEDYRVRERAVASLGRRFNPRVASACAVALADDADAGHRAAGLVLLARAGAAGRAVLLGALQHPSADVRISAATALPGLAPDAGTVAAIEAAARREGDPNARAALLLALGRTGRREAIAPLLAVLEEGNLWLQVHALEALGSVGDPEIAPRILPLLGNDALRQGALHTLARLRSPVAAEPLVRRAAAGETDGFLLAAARAALEALPASTLASLRPLWPGARQALLTILEDPEGDGPVRTDAAHLMALLDVPRAALAIVTHGPFRDGYAALRFLARTRCEEALLAVLQVADPEPALELLDALRGGPDAPTLLPLLVHPSPTVKAAVLSCVPAGLVRVSDLIDVLAEDDPETALAAALALASDETGAPLDQLRTRRRALLDRAGGPDGPGRTAALTALGTADGADVEAAIRGAIVSPDPAVREAAVAAGAQGRRLGDHELVARLSDESAAVRSAALRGLALRANRGDVPAGVTWRDGLVFLVDEPSAAAAGGAAVIALGGSERPRLVEEMLAQEPAVRVAALEEIERTGDAEAARSAMAAIGHEDVETACAAVRAMVVADATTADEVLPQALGDERPQVRSAAAETIARRPAGDGGTTLAAAIGEALVAEGDRHVLRSLLLAAAAVGDEATVEPLTLVLSQETVPAEAEAAAVALASRRPDACRVAWTHAPARAERRWARALGAATRQRGRAPRMP, from the coding sequence ATGACCAGCGAAGAGCGACCCTCCCTCGCGGAACGCGCCGCCGACCCCGACGCTGCCGAGCGCTGGCGCACCGCGCTGGCCCTGGCGAAGGCTCCTGGTGAGGAGGCGGAAGACCTGCTCGTCGCACTTCTGAAGGACGAGGACTACCGCGTGAGGGAGCGGGCGGTCGCGTCGCTCGGGCGCCGATTCAACCCGCGGGTGGCCTCCGCGTGTGCGGTGGCGCTGGCGGACGACGCCGACGCGGGCCACCGGGCCGCTGGTCTCGTCCTGCTGGCGAGAGCGGGAGCGGCTGGCCGGGCCGTTCTCCTCGGTGCCCTGCAGCACCCTTCCGCCGACGTGAGGATCTCGGCCGCGACGGCCCTGCCCGGCCTGGCGCCGGACGCCGGGACCGTGGCGGCGATCGAGGCGGCGGCGCGCCGGGAGGGCGACCCGAACGCCCGCGCCGCGCTCCTGCTGGCGCTCGGACGGACCGGGCGGAGAGAGGCGATCGCGCCCCTGCTCGCCGTCCTCGAGGAAGGAAACCTCTGGCTCCAGGTGCATGCACTGGAAGCCCTGGGGAGCGTCGGCGATCCGGAGATCGCCCCGCGGATACTTCCCCTCCTCGGCAACGACGCGCTCCGGCAGGGGGCGCTCCATACCCTCGCGCGGCTCCGGTCGCCGGTCGCGGCGGAGCCGCTCGTCCGGCGCGCGGCGGCGGGAGAGACCGACGGGTTCCTGCTCGCCGCGGCGCGAGCGGCTCTCGAGGCCTTGCCTGCGAGCACCCTCGCGTCGCTGAGGCCTCTCTGGCCCGGCGCGCGGCAGGCTCTGCTGACCATTCTGGAGGATCCGGAGGGGGACGGCCCGGTCCGCACCGACGCGGCCCATCTCATGGCGCTCCTGGACGTCCCCCGGGCGGCCCTCGCCATCGTGACGCACGGTCCGTTTCGCGACGGCTACGCGGCACTCCGCTTCCTGGCCAGGACGCGTTGCGAGGAAGCCCTCCTCGCCGTCCTCCAGGTGGCCGACCCGGAGCCGGCCCTCGAGCTGCTCGACGCCCTGCGGGGCGGTCCCGACGCCCCGACGCTCCTTCCGCTGCTGGTCCATCCGTCACCGACGGTGAAGGCGGCCGTTCTGTCCTGCGTCCCCGCGGGTCTCGTCCGGGTCTCGGACCTGATCGACGTCCTCGCCGAGGACGACCCGGAAACGGCTCTCGCCGCTGCTCTCGCGCTCGCCAGCGACGAGACGGGGGCTCCCCTCGACCAGCTTCGAACCCGGCGGCGGGCGCTCCTGGATCGCGCCGGTGGACCGGACGGACCCGGCCGCACCGCCGCGCTGACGGCCCTCGGCACTGCAGATGGAGCGGACGTGGAAGCGGCCATCCGCGGCGCGATCGTCTCGCCGGATCCGGCGGTCCGCGAAGCGGCCGTCGCGGCGGGGGCCCAGGGCCGGCGCCTGGGCGACCACGAGCTCGTCGCGCGCCTCTCGGACGAAAGCGCCGCCGTCAGGTCCGCTGCGCTCCGCGGGCTGGCCCTTCGGGCCAATCGAGGCGATGTGCCGGCGGGCGTGACCTGGAGGGACGGACTGGTCTTTCTCGTCGACGAGCCTTCCGCGGCCGCCGCGGGCGGCGCCGCCGTCATTGCTCTCGGAGGGTCCGAGCGGCCCCGCCTCGTCGAAGAGATGCTCGCGCAGGAGCCGGCCGTTCGCGTCGCCGCGCTCGAGGAGATCGAGCGGACCGGCGACGCCGAGGCCGCCCGGAGCGCGATGGCAGCGATCGGCCACGAGGACGTCGAGACGGCGTGTGCAGCGGTCCGGGCGATGGTGGTCGCGGACGCCACGACCGCGGACGAGGTCCTCCCGCAGGCGCTTGGCGACGAGCGGCCCCAGGTGCGATCCGCAGCCGCGGAGACGATCGCGCGGAGGCCGGCGGGCGACGGCGGCACGACGCTCGCGGCGGCCATCGGCGAGGCACTCGTGGCGGAGGGGGATCGCCACGTCCTGCGTTCCCTCCTTCTCGCCGCGGCCGCGGTCGGCGACGAGGCGACGGTGGAGCCGCTGACGCTCGTCCTCTCGCAGGAGACGGTGCCCGCCGAGGCCGAAGCGGCCGCCGTGGCGCTCGCCTCGCGCAGGCCCGACGCCTGCCGTGTCGCGTGGACGCACGCTCCGGCACGCGCGGAGAGACGGTGGGCTCGCGCTCTCGGCGCGGCCACCCGCCAGCGCGGACGCGCTCCGAGGATGCCGTGA
- a CDS encoding carbohydrate kinase family protein, giving the protein MSSSPKVVVTGSVAFDYLMRFPGKFQDVVVPDRLHRLSVSFLVDEMRRVRGGVAPNIAYGLALFGVTPSILATAGQDAADYRSWLGEQGVDVSGMKLCDDVFTASFFVSTDLEQNQIATFYAGAMARASELTFRSYERGSVALALICPSDPTAMRQHARECRELGIPYVYDPSQQVARLEGDDLLVGLDGAAMLIGNEYEFGIIEKKTGLSEAELAAKVPVLVITRGEEGATIALRGGSPREPGGARAIRIPPAKLRTEALDPTGVGDAFRSGLLAARLRGLPWEEAGRLGSVAAVLCLETLGPQARRWSFDDLLERYAESYGAPLPGPLAERLRGSSETGEGTLSVRPVGGFSLLD; this is encoded by the coding sequence ATGAGCTCGAGCCCCAAGGTCGTCGTCACCGGCTCGGTGGCGTTCGACTACCTGATGCGATTCCCCGGGAAATTCCAGGACGTCGTCGTTCCCGACCGCCTCCACCGGCTTTCCGTCTCGTTCCTCGTGGACGAGATGCGGCGCGTTCGCGGGGGCGTGGCGCCGAACATCGCCTACGGCCTCGCCCTCTTCGGCGTGACCCCGTCGATCCTCGCGACGGCGGGGCAGGACGCCGCCGACTACCGCTCCTGGCTCGGCGAGCAGGGGGTCGACGTCTCCGGGATGAAGCTCTGCGACGACGTCTTCACGGCATCGTTCTTCGTCTCGACCGACCTCGAGCAGAACCAGATCGCCACCTTCTACGCCGGCGCGATGGCGCGGGCGTCCGAGCTGACGTTCCGGTCGTACGAGCGGGGTTCCGTCGCCCTCGCGCTCATCTGCCCGAGCGACCCGACGGCGATGCGGCAGCACGCCCGCGAGTGCCGGGAGCTGGGCATTCCCTACGTCTACGACCCGAGCCAGCAGGTGGCGCGGCTCGAGGGCGACGACCTCCTCGTCGGCCTCGACGGCGCGGCGATGCTGATCGGAAACGAGTACGAGTTCGGGATCATCGAGAAGAAGACCGGCCTCTCCGAGGCGGAGCTGGCGGCGAAGGTGCCTGTCCTGGTGATCACGCGGGGCGAGGAGGGGGCGACGATCGCCCTCCGGGGCGGCTCGCCCCGGGAACCCGGCGGGGCCCGGGCGATCCGGATTCCCCCGGCGAAGCTCCGGACGGAAGCCCTCGACCCGACGGGGGTCGGCGACGCATTCCGTTCCGGATTGCTGGCCGCACGCCTCCGGGGCCTGCCGTGGGAGGAAGCGGGGCGGCTCGGATCCGTGGCGGCCGTACTCTGCCTCGAGACCCTCGGGCCGCAGGCGCGGCGCTGGAGCTTCGACGACCTCCTCGAACGATACGCCGAGAGCTACGGCGCGCCTCTTCCCGGGCCGCTGGCCGAACGGCTTCGCGGCTCCTCCGAAACCGGGGAAGGAACGCTCTCCGTCCGCCCGGTGGGCGGCTTCTCTCTGCTAGACTGA
- a CDS encoding transglutaminase domain-containing protein: MTPALALALVLLSGPEREAMPRPNGVETARYLVEGPEPWKAVRPVEGPGYRVVLSSPDGQSLIATVEVDGSPVRDAAAYPVDPRILPTEAREILADPLPADDELEALSRMLLRGATTQLEAVERVVAWVSQRIRYDLPGLIPESAASCHRSRRGSCVGRSLLAADLLRRGGLPARQVTGILTARGASELTDNSRELFNEGISGVRHRWIEVHVSGLGWVPSDPGGLANTVTARHLALPGAPPDGFGLRVLSRGPALVRRAHDGTLARPRLRIVEAVDLPAEAERP; the protein is encoded by the coding sequence GTGACCCCGGCGCTGGCGCTCGCGCTCGTTCTCCTCTCGGGCCCCGAGAGGGAGGCGATGCCGCGCCCGAACGGCGTCGAAACGGCGAGATACCTGGTCGAGGGCCCGGAGCCGTGGAAAGCGGTCCGCCCCGTCGAGGGTCCGGGATACCGGGTCGTCCTCTCGTCCCCCGACGGCCAGTCGCTCATCGCCACCGTCGAGGTCGACGGATCCCCCGTGCGGGACGCGGCGGCCTACCCGGTCGACCCGCGGATCCTGCCGACCGAGGCGCGCGAGATCCTCGCCGATCCGCTCCCCGCGGACGACGAGCTGGAAGCCCTCTCCAGAATGCTCCTGCGCGGGGCCACCACGCAGCTCGAGGCGGTGGAGAGGGTCGTCGCGTGGGTCTCGCAGCGCATCCGCTATGACCTTCCAGGTCTCATCCCGGAGAGCGCCGCCTCCTGCCACCGCAGCCGGCGGGGATCGTGCGTCGGCCGGTCGCTGCTGGCGGCCGACCTCCTGCGCCGCGGGGGGCTCCCCGCACGGCAGGTCACGGGAATCCTGACGGCTCGCGGCGCGAGCGAGCTGACGGACAACAGCCGGGAGCTCTTCAACGAAGGGATCAGCGGGGTCCGCCATCGCTGGATAGAGGTACACGTCTCCGGACTCGGGTGGGTCCCTTCGGATCCCGGTGGCCTCGCGAACACGGTCACCGCGCGGCACCTGGCGCTGCCCGGTGCTCCGCCGGACGGCTTCGGCCTGAGGGTCCTTTCCCGCGGACCGGCCCTCGTGCGTCGCGCGCACGACGGCACTCTCGCGAGGCCGCGTCTGCGGATCGTCGAGGCGGTCGATCTCCCCGCGGAGGCGGAGCGCCCGTGA
- a CDS encoding Hpt domain-containing protein: MSRRPTPGGSFSKEFLAEAEMLLEEAGTCIDGLDGESDDPNPAKVNALFRAVHSLKGVSGMVGLTGIAEAAHDLETLLDDVRMGRVVPTPAALGIVREGLTALSTLVARVAAGEEAPALAERLRTRLEAALVSSPVVPAAEVPALPVELEASLSDYERHRVGEAARRRKGLVLVDLDLDFDAFDTGLRTAMAEASAAGELIGTFPGTATDPSRMAFRLLVALSTDASVTELQEKCGACRVTVVLAEPPAAQPALRAPASPETLSDVAPQVARGVVRVPLEKVAALVDLAGDLALTRGALGRALRRALAGAPDRSARYEAQRAFSQLDRLVSALGPTALSLRLVPVETLTSRLGRAFARTAAALGKEADFDVHGVETEIDKVLADELADPLLHIVRNALDHGIESPESRVAAGKPRRGRVSMTVAPRGREVVLTFSDDGRGIDGTAIVRRARETGILSAGEPDPRDPFSLLFRPGFSTAETVTEFSGRGVGLDVVGENLARLGGRVRVRSTPGEGTTFEVLVPMTLVLLESLVVRVGDLRFAVPAENVLRTLPSRPEDALLVDGTPCLRDGDRALPLASLGSLLGLEGPAGRALPESIVVAEDGERAAAFVVDSVEGVWDLLVKPLADSVPRHREISGAAEVPGGEVALVLDSGALLSRIYASAACGRAA; the protein is encoded by the coding sequence GTGAGCCGGCGGCCGACGCCTGGAGGCTCCTTTTCGAAGGAGTTCCTCGCAGAAGCCGAGATGCTCCTCGAGGAGGCCGGTACCTGCATCGACGGCCTCGACGGCGAGTCGGACGACCCGAATCCCGCGAAGGTGAACGCGCTCTTCCGCGCCGTTCACTCGCTGAAGGGGGTCTCGGGGATGGTAGGGCTCACGGGGATCGCCGAGGCCGCTCACGACCTCGAGACGCTCCTCGACGACGTGCGGATGGGGCGCGTCGTTCCGACCCCGGCGGCGCTCGGGATCGTGCGGGAAGGCCTGACGGCCCTTTCCACTCTCGTCGCCCGGGTCGCGGCGGGTGAAGAGGCTCCGGCGCTCGCCGAGCGTCTCCGGACCCGTCTCGAGGCCGCTCTCGTGTCCAGTCCCGTTGTCCCGGCGGCCGAGGTGCCGGCGCTCCCTGTCGAGCTCGAGGCCTCGCTCTCCGACTACGAACGGCACCGCGTGGGCGAAGCCGCGCGGCGGAGAAAGGGGCTGGTCCTCGTCGACCTCGACCTCGACTTCGACGCCTTCGATACGGGGCTGCGCACGGCGATGGCCGAAGCCTCCGCAGCGGGGGAGCTGATCGGGACGTTTCCTGGAACCGCGACCGACCCGTCGCGGATGGCGTTCCGGCTTCTCGTCGCGCTTTCGACGGATGCCAGCGTGACCGAGCTGCAGGAGAAGTGCGGGGCCTGCCGTGTCACAGTCGTTCTGGCCGAACCGCCCGCCGCTCAGCCGGCTCTGCGGGCCCCGGCGTCTCCGGAGACGCTGAGCGACGTTGCGCCGCAGGTCGCCCGGGGAGTGGTACGTGTCCCGCTGGAAAAGGTGGCCGCCCTCGTCGACCTCGCCGGGGACCTCGCGCTCACGCGCGGGGCGCTCGGCCGCGCGCTCCGGCGCGCGCTGGCGGGGGCTCCGGACCGGAGCGCCCGCTACGAGGCGCAACGGGCATTCTCACAGCTCGACCGGCTCGTCTCAGCGCTCGGACCCACGGCCCTGTCTCTCCGGCTCGTCCCGGTCGAAACGCTGACGTCCCGGCTCGGCCGGGCGTTCGCCCGGACCGCCGCGGCCCTCGGCAAGGAAGCCGATTTCGACGTTCACGGCGTGGAGACCGAGATCGACAAGGTCCTGGCGGATGAGCTCGCTGACCCGCTGCTGCACATCGTCCGAAACGCTCTCGACCACGGGATCGAGTCTCCCGAATCCCGCGTCGCAGCAGGGAAGCCACGGCGCGGACGCGTCTCGATGACGGTGGCGCCACGCGGCCGCGAGGTCGTCCTCACTTTCTCCGACGACGGGCGAGGGATCGACGGAACGGCAATCGTCAGGAGAGCCCGGGAGACCGGCATCCTCTCAGCGGGTGAGCCCGACCCGCGCGACCCGTTCTCACTTCTCTTCCGGCCTGGCTTCTCGACCGCCGAGACCGTCACCGAGTTCTCGGGACGTGGAGTGGGCCTGGATGTCGTGGGGGAGAACCTCGCGAGGCTGGGCGGACGCGTCCGGGTCCGATCGACGCCGGGCGAAGGAACGACGTTCGAGGTCCTGGTCCCGATGACGCTCGTCCTGCTCGAGTCGCTCGTCGTTCGCGTGGGCGACCTGCGATTCGCGGTTCCAGCCGAGAACGTACTGCGCACTCTCCCGTCCCGCCCGGAGGACGCCCTGCTCGTCGACGGAACGCCTTGCCTGAGGGACGGCGACCGAGCCCTGCCCCTCGCCAGCCTCGGCTCGCTTCTCGGTCTCGAGGGGCCGGCCGGGCGGGCCCTCCCCGAGTCCATCGTCGTCGCCGAAGACGGAGAGCGGGCGGCGGCATTCGTCGTCGACTCCGTGGAAGGCGTCTGGGACCTCCTCGTCAAGCCGCTCGCGGACTCCGTTCCGCGCCACAGGGAGATTTCCGGTGCGGCCGAGGTCCCCGGAGGAGAGGTCGCGCTGGTGCTGGACTCAGGGGCCCTCCTCTCGCGGATCTACGCGTCCGCGGCATGCGGGAGGGCCGCGTGA
- a CDS encoding protein-glutamate O-methyltransferase CheR, producing the protein MTTRSLELAETVFRLYQDLLRRRTGFVLADVQRSRLESRLGAEARSAGSFYQLYGRLRNEPTGSPLFGRLLDAAVNGETYFFRDPASLRAFSEEIAPERLLAGGHDGILDVWSAGCATGEEAYALSIVLHERGILPGRRVRILGTDLSPAHIRRARAGVYGPQALRATSPEKRREHFEAAEGGLFRLKAPLAAPVLFEARSLLDEPASGPPFDVILCRNVLIYLDEEARTRVVEILASRLKPGGYILLGASDALAAASSPLTLVRLTNDVAYRR; encoded by the coding sequence GTGACGACGCGGTCGCTGGAGCTGGCCGAAACGGTCTTCCGTCTGTACCAGGACCTCCTGAGGCGGCGGACCGGGTTCGTCCTGGCCGACGTCCAGCGGAGCCGGCTCGAGAGCCGTCTCGGGGCCGAAGCGCGGAGCGCCGGCTCCTTCTACCAGCTCTACGGGCGCCTCCGGAACGAACCGACGGGCTCTCCGCTCTTCGGTCGCCTCCTGGATGCGGCCGTGAACGGGGAGACGTATTTCTTCCGCGACCCGGCGAGCCTGAGGGCTTTCTCCGAGGAAATCGCCCCGGAGAGGCTCCTGGCCGGAGGGCACGACGGCATCCTCGACGTATGGTCCGCCGGCTGCGCGACGGGCGAGGAAGCCTACGCGCTCTCCATCGTCCTCCACGAACGCGGAATCCTCCCGGGACGCCGGGTGAGGATCCTCGGGACGGACCTTTCGCCGGCCCACATCCGCCGGGCGCGGGCTGGCGTCTACGGCCCGCAGGCCCTGCGCGCCACGTCGCCGGAGAAGCGGCGCGAGCACTTCGAGGCTGCCGAGGGTGGACTCTTCCGCCTGAAGGCACCCCTCGCGGCGCCGGTCCTGTTCGAGGCCCGCTCTCTCCTCGACGAACCGGCCTCGGGACCGCCCTTCGACGTGATCCTGTGCCGGAACGTCCTGATCTACCTCGACGAGGAAGCCCGCACGCGCGTGGTCGAGATCCTCGCGTCGCGGCTCAAGCCGGGCGGGTACATCCTTCTCGGCGCCAGCGACGCCCTGGCGGCCGCGTCGTCGCCTCTCACGCTCGTCCGCCTCACGAACGACGTGGCGTACCGAAGGTAG
- the mtnP gene encoding S-methyl-5'-thioadenosine phosphorylase, with translation MTKRIGLVGGSGLYALPGLVVAEEVRLETPFGAPSDAFVLGNLAGVPVAFLARHGRGHRLLPSEVNYRANVWGFRKLGCSYLVSSSACGSMKLEYAPADVVLPDQFLDLTKGRRSTFFGEGCVAHVSFSHPVSSHLLDALARAAVETGAVAHRGGTYLCMEGPQFSTLAESRLYRSWGVDVIGMTNATEAKLCREAEIDYATMCLVTDYDCWHEEEAPVSVEAVLAVLKKNAETADRVLARAVASLDPERPPDCDGAMRFAVLSDPAGVPSEARERLSLLMERYWT, from the coding sequence TTGACGAAGCGGATCGGACTCGTCGGCGGGTCGGGTCTCTATGCGCTGCCAGGGCTCGTCGTCGCGGAAGAGGTGCGGCTCGAGACCCCGTTTGGAGCGCCGTCGGACGCTTTCGTCCTCGGAAACCTGGCGGGCGTGCCGGTCGCGTTCCTGGCGCGGCACGGGCGCGGGCACCGGCTCCTTCCGTCCGAGGTGAACTACCGGGCGAACGTCTGGGGCTTCCGGAAGCTCGGATGCTCGTACCTCGTCTCGTCTTCGGCCTGCGGTTCGATGAAGCTCGAGTACGCACCGGCGGACGTCGTCCTGCCCGATCAGTTCCTCGACCTGACGAAGGGCCGGCGGTCGACGTTCTTCGGCGAGGGGTGCGTCGCGCACGTCTCCTTCTCGCACCCGGTCTCCTCGCACCTCCTCGACGCTCTCGCGAGGGCGGCCGTCGAGACGGGCGCCGTGGCGCACCGCGGCGGAACGTACCTCTGCATGGAGGGGCCACAGTTCTCGACGCTCGCCGAGTCGCGCCTGTACCGCTCGTGGGGCGTGGACGTCATCGGAATGACGAACGCGACGGAGGCGAAGCTCTGCCGCGAGGCCGAGATCGACTACGCCACGATGTGCCTCGTGACGGACTACGACTGCTGGCACGAGGAGGAGGCGCCGGTCTCAGTGGAGGCCGTCCTCGCCGTGCTGAAGAAGAACGCCGAAACTGCGGACCGGGTGCTCGCCCGCGCCGTCGCCTCGCTCGATCCCGAGCGCCCCCCCGACTGCGACGGCGCGATGCGCTTCGCCGTCCTCTCCGACCCTGCCGGGGTCCCCTCCGAAGCGCGCGAGCGCCTCTCGCTCCTGATGGAAAGGTACTGGACATGA
- a CDS encoding response regulator: MRVLVVEDSAYQRLRIVEALRGAAGVGEVEAVGTGEEAIRRLLTHEFGLVTLDLGLPGMDGHAVLRWIMANRPLPVVVISSDREERSALAALEAGALDVLPKAGAQPESLARWRKRLGEVVEGARSMSMESLLRRSASRASEPPVSGAIPRPARPPLTSVPLPASSSPLPPAVHRPSESSSSACPRRTPWSASRSTCRLRSRGLWRSGSRPELPGTCARP, translated from the coding sequence ATGCGGGTCCTGGTCGTCGAAGACTCGGCCTACCAGCGGCTGAGGATCGTCGAGGCCCTCCGGGGCGCCGCGGGAGTCGGAGAGGTCGAAGCCGTCGGAACGGGGGAGGAGGCGATCCGCCGGCTCCTGACTCACGAGTTCGGCCTCGTGACTCTCGACCTCGGGCTTCCGGGAATGGACGGTCACGCCGTCCTGCGCTGGATCATGGCGAACCGGCCCCTGCCGGTCGTGGTGATCTCCTCCGACCGGGAGGAGCGGAGCGCCCTGGCGGCGCTGGAGGCGGGCGCCCTGGACGTCCTCCCGAAAGCGGGCGCACAGCCCGAGAGCCTCGCGCGATGGAGAAAGCGGCTGGGCGAGGTCGTCGAGGGAGCCCGGAGCATGTCGATGGAGAGCCTCCTGCGTCGGTCGGCGTCTCGGGCCTCAGAGCCGCCGGTGAGCGGCGCGATTCCGCGACCCGCTCGGCCTCCCCTCACGTCGGTACCCCTGCCGGCCTCGTCGTCGCCGCTTCCACCGGCGGTCCACCGGCCCTCAGAGAGCTCTTCCTCGGCCTGCCCCCGCAGAACGCCGTGGTCGGCGTCGCGCAGCACATGCCGGCTCCGTTCACGCGGTCTCTGGCGCAGCGGCTCTCGTCCGGAACTCCCTGGGACGTGCGCGAGGCCGTGA